One genomic window of Nitrosomonas sp. Is35 includes the following:
- a CDS encoding DEAD/DEAH box helicase codes for MSFEDLNLHSAIIKAISEAGYTAPTPIQKQAIPELIAGHDVMASAQTGTGKTAAFMLPALHLLATPSEARSRGPRILVLTPTRELALQVSEAAKKYGKYLPRINVVSILGGMPYPLQNKLLSQPVDILVATPGRLIDHIQRGRIDFKRLQMLVLDEADRMLDMGFIDDVETIAAATPDTRQTLLFSATLDNAIDKVATKLLKTPKRIQVASQKAKLDNIEQRLHYADDMSHKNRLLDHVLRDEKVKQAIVFTATKRDADTLADNLYAQGFSAAALHGDMNQRERTRTLTRLRNGGLQVLVATDVAARGIDVADITHVINFDLPKFAEDYVHRIGRTGRAGAAGIAVSFASNKDSAHLSKIERYTGQRIASHIIPGLEPRIKPRFQSNGPKSSAPSVTQKRKRSPFAGNDNRPGFGAANEPGRARSGQRGRSFDQDNRGNSFRSNSGNKAGFQFARTK; via the coding sequence ATACCGCTCCGACCCCGATTCAGAAACAAGCGATTCCAGAATTAATCGCCGGTCATGATGTGATGGCCAGCGCACAAACCGGAACCGGTAAAACCGCCGCCTTCATGTTACCGGCATTGCATCTGCTGGCAACACCATCGGAAGCGCGCAGCCGCGGACCGCGCATTTTGGTATTGACACCAACCCGCGAACTGGCATTGCAAGTTTCAGAAGCAGCCAAAAAATATGGCAAATATCTGCCGCGTATCAACGTGGTCAGCATTCTGGGTGGTATGCCGTATCCTTTGCAAAACAAACTTTTGTCACAACCCGTTGATATTCTGGTTGCAACACCCGGCCGGTTGATCGATCACATCCAACGTGGCCGTATCGATTTCAAACGCTTGCAAATGCTCGTGCTCGACGAAGCCGACCGCATGCTGGATATGGGTTTCATCGACGATGTCGAAACCATTGCAGCCGCAACACCGGACACACGCCAGACCTTGCTGTTCTCCGCCACACTCGACAATGCCATCGACAAAGTTGCGACAAAACTATTGAAAACGCCAAAACGTATTCAAGTAGCCTCGCAAAAAGCCAAACTCGATAACATCGAGCAACGCTTACATTATGCCGATGATATGTCACACAAGAACCGCCTGCTGGATCATGTGCTGCGCGACGAGAAAGTGAAACAAGCCATCGTTTTCACAGCGACCAAACGCGATGCGGATACCTTGGCCGATAACTTATATGCGCAAGGCTTTTCAGCAGCGGCATTACACGGCGATATGAATCAACGCGAACGTACCCGCACATTGACCCGGTTGCGTAACGGCGGCTTGCAAGTGCTCGTGGCAACCGATGTCGCTGCGCGCGGTATCGACGTGGCTGACATCACGCACGTGATTAATTTCGATCTCCCAAAATTCGCCGAAGATTATGTGCACCGCATTGGCCGTACAGGCCGCGCAGGTGCAGCCGGCATTGCCGTTTCGTTCGCGTCCAATAAGGATAGCGCACACTTATCGAAAATCGAACGCTACACCGGCCAGCGCATCGCGTCGCACATCATTCCCGGCCTGGAACCGCGCATCAAACCACGTTTCCAAAGTAACGGACCAAAAAGCAGCGCGCCCAGCGTGACACAAAAACGCAAGCGCTCACCCTTCGCAGGCAACGACAACCGCCCCGGCTTCGGCGCGGCCAACGAACCCGGCAGAGCCCGCAGCGGGCAACGCGGCCGCTCGTTCGATCAGGACAACCGTGGCAATTCTTTCCGCAGTAATAGCGGCAACAAAGCCGGTTTTCAGTTCGCACGCACGAAGTAA